A single genomic interval of Tepidibacillus fermentans harbors:
- the folK gene encoding 2-amino-4-hydroxy-6-hydroxymethyldihydropteridine diphosphokinase, with protein sequence MTRVFLGLGSNMGDREDYLQQAIDRLDSHPHIRVINNSPIYETEPFGYRDQPYFLNMVVEVETELNAHELLQITQTIEKELGRKREIHWGPRTIDIDILLYGNEIIVSPELTIPHPYMRERLFVLKPLYDIYKGSIPSEPNSIESLIDQLSLSCEEVKIWKI encoded by the coding sequence ATGACTAGAGTGTTTCTTGGATTAGGTTCTAATATGGGCGATCGGGAAGACTATTTACAACAAGCTATCGATCGCTTGGATTCACACCCACATATTCGCGTGATCAACAATTCGCCGATATATGAAACCGAACCTTTTGGTTACAGAGACCAGCCATATTTCTTAAATATGGTTGTAGAGGTGGAAACAGAACTGAATGCCCATGAACTATTACAGATTACACAGACCATAGAAAAGGAGTTAGGTAGAAAAAGGGAAATCCATTGGGGACCTAGAACGATCGATATTGATATTCTTTTATATGGAAACGAGATCATTGTTTCTCCCGAATTAACTATTCCCCATCCTTATATGAGAGAAAGGCTATTTGTATTAAAGCCATTATACGATATCTATAAAGGTTCAATTCCTAGTGAACCAAACTCGATCGAAAGTTTAATCGATCAGTTGTCTTTATCATGCGAGGAAGTAAAAATATGGAAAATATAA
- a CDS encoding TerC family protein, producing the protein MDYGILAEYGWTLLVLVGLEGLLAADNALVMAVMVKHLEPDLRKRALFYGLAGAFVFRFTSLFIISYLIDVWQVQALGAAYLIFLGLNHIFKRKENEETTKQNNQKKSGLWATVLKVELADIAFAVDSILAAVALAVSLPQTNLPNIGGMHGAHFIVVLAGGIIGLVLIRFAANWFVDLLHKRPGLETAAYLVVAWVGVKLAIHTLAHPRIHVLSHEFAESLLWKSIFWIILVFILGVGWFRSNHKE; encoded by the coding sequence TTGGATTATGGTATCTTAGCGGAATATGGGTGGACATTACTTGTATTAGTTGGATTAGAGGGACTGTTAGCAGCGGATAATGCTTTAGTAATGGCAGTCATGGTGAAACATCTAGAACCAGACCTTCGAAAAAGAGCATTGTTTTATGGTCTTGCCGGCGCTTTTGTTTTTCGTTTTACTTCTTTGTTTATCATCTCTTACCTAATAGATGTATGGCAGGTTCAGGCATTAGGAGCAGCCTATCTTATCTTTTTAGGGCTTAATCATATCTTCAAAAGGAAAGAAAATGAGGAGACAACCAAGCAAAACAATCAAAAGAAATCAGGATTATGGGCCACAGTTCTTAAAGTTGAATTAGCAGATATTGCGTTTGCCGTTGATTCAATATTAGCTGCCGTAGCTTTAGCTGTTTCTTTACCACAAACCAATTTACCGAATATCGGCGGAATGCATGGAGCACATTTTATTGTTGTTCTAGCAGGTGGAATTATTGGCTTAGTTCTCATTCGTTTTGCAGCAAATTGGTTTGTCGATTTATTACACAAAAGACCGGGATTAGAAACTGCAGCATATCTTGTAGTTGCATGGGTAGGAGTGAAATTAGCAATACACACACTAGCTCATCCACGTATTCATGTATTAAGTCATGAATTTGCAGAAAGCTTGCTGTGGAAATCTATTTTTTGGATCATACTTGTTTTCATCTTAGGAGTTGGATGGTTCAGGTCAAACCATAAAGAGTAA
- the folP gene encoding dihydropteroate synthase, whose translation MLYANGKQIKIGNKTLIIGILNVTPDSFSDGGKFNDLEQAVIHAKEMVENGADIIDVGGESTRPGHQEVSLEEELSRVIPIIQRLVKEIDVPISVDTYKAEVAKQAIEAGAHIINDVWGFKKDPNMAQVAAKLNVPVILMHNRFDLNYQSLMDDIIRDLYQSIDLALEAGVNEENIILDPGIGFAKTYEQNLIVMNRLEEIVSLGYPVLLGTSRKSIVGNTLNLPVDDRVEGTAATIALGIAKGCQIVRVHDVKEMSRVAKMMDAMVYLHSVGIDRVKE comes from the coding sequence ATATTGTACGCAAATGGAAAACAGATAAAAATTGGGAATAAAACGTTGATTATAGGAATCCTTAATGTGACACCTGATTCATTCTCGGATGGCGGTAAATTCAATGATCTTGAACAAGCAGTAATACACGCGAAAGAAATGGTTGAGAATGGCGCAGATATTATTGATGTTGGAGGCGAATCAACGAGACCTGGACATCAAGAGGTTTCCTTGGAAGAAGAATTATCACGTGTTATTCCAATTATTCAAAGGCTAGTAAAAGAAATCGATGTACCGATTTCAGTTGATACATACAAGGCGGAGGTAGCTAAACAAGCAATTGAAGCAGGTGCTCATATCATTAATGATGTTTGGGGATTTAAAAAAGACCCTAATATGGCACAAGTTGCAGCGAAACTTAATGTTCCGGTTATATTAATGCATAATCGCTTCGATCTGAATTATCAATCATTAATGGATGATATTATTCGCGATTTATATCAAAGTATTGATCTTGCGCTTGAAGCAGGTGTTAACGAAGAGAATATTATCCTTGACCCAGGAATCGGTTTTGCAAAAACATATGAACAGAATCTAATCGTTATGAATCGATTAGAGGAAATCGTGAGTTTAGGTTATCCTGTTTTATTGGGTACATCTAGAAAATCAATCGTTGGGAATACCTTAAATCTACCTGTTGATGATCGAGTAGAAGGTACTGCAGCCACAATCGCATTAGGGATTGCTAAAGGGTGTCAGATCGTTCGCGTCCATGATGTGAAAGAGATGAGTCGTGTAGCCAAAATGATGGATGCAATGGTTTATTTGCATTCAGTTGGTATAGATAGGGTGAAAGAATAA
- the greA gene encoding transcription elongation factor GreA, whose product MTDKEVILTPSGLKKLEEELEYLKTVKRREVAERIKIAIGYGDISENSEYEDAKNEQAFIEGRIITLEKMLRNARIINEDDVNTDVVSIGSTVKLRDIEFDEIVEYTIVGSAESDPTQNMISNESPVGKALLGKQIGAIVDINVPAGVIQYEILDIKK is encoded by the coding sequence ATGACTGATAAAGAAGTAATATTAACACCTTCCGGTTTGAAAAAACTGGAGGAGGAATTAGAATATCTAAAAACTGTAAAACGTAGAGAAGTAGCCGAAAGAATTAAAATTGCAATTGGTTATGGAGATATTAGTGAAAACTCAGAATATGAGGATGCAAAAAATGAACAGGCTTTCATTGAGGGACGTATTATCACTTTAGAAAAAATGCTTCGCAATGCGCGGATCATTAACGAGGATGATGTAAACACAGATGTCGTTAGCATTGGTTCTACAGTAAAGTTAAGAGATATTGAATTTGACGAAATTGTTGAATATACAATCGTTGGCTCTGCTGAATCAGATCCAACACAAAATATGATTTCGAATGAATCTCCTGTTGGCAAAGCCTTATTAGGTAAGCAAATAGGAGCAATTGTCGATATCAATGTACCCGCAGGTGTCATTCAATATGAAATTTTAGATATTAAAAAATAA
- the lysS gene encoding lysine--tRNA ligase yields the protein MSQEVVELNELLLVRRQKLAELKELGFNPFGYRFERTHTAKVILDEVDSLSKEEIELKNLHVILAGRIMSKRLQGKAGFAHIQDLTGRIQIYIRKDQVSEAEFAAFELLDLGDIIGVEGNVFKTNKGETSIKVHKLHILTKSLYPLPDKFHGLKDVELRYRQRYVDLIVNPEVKETFILRSKIIQSLRRYLDQLGYIEVETPTMHAIAGGAAARPFITHHNALDMELYMRIAIELHLKRLIVGGMEKVYEIGRVFRNEGVSTRHNPEFTMLELYEAYGDFKTIMNLTENAIAHVAREVLGTTKITYQGQEINLEPPWERISMVDAIKKYVGVDLSPKMSDDEARELAKQYHVQIEPHMTYGHIVNEFFEQLVEEKLVQPTFVYGHPVEISPLAKKNEEDPRFTDRFELFIVSREHANAFTELNDPIDQRERFEAQLRERELGNDEAHQMDEDFIHALEIGMPPTGGLGIGIDRLVMLLTDQPSIRDVLLFPLMRDRGQED from the coding sequence ATGAGCCAAGAGGTGGTCGAATTAAATGAGCTACTTCTTGTGCGTCGACAAAAATTAGCCGAATTAAAAGAACTTGGATTTAATCCGTTTGGCTATCGATTCGAAAGAACGCACACTGCAAAAGTAATTCTAGACGAAGTAGATTCATTATCTAAGGAAGAAATTGAGCTAAAGAACCTTCATGTGATTCTTGCTGGGAGAATCATGTCGAAGCGGCTTCAAGGAAAGGCAGGCTTTGCTCATATTCAGGATTTAACCGGTCGTATCCAAATCTATATTCGAAAAGATCAGGTATCAGAGGCAGAGTTTGCTGCTTTTGAATTATTAGATCTTGGCGACATTATTGGTGTTGAGGGAAATGTATTTAAAACCAATAAAGGGGAAACAAGTATCAAAGTTCATAAGCTTCACATTTTAACGAAATCCTTGTATCCCCTACCGGATAAATTTCACGGGTTAAAAGATGTAGAATTACGATATCGTCAAAGATATGTAGATCTAATCGTCAACCCTGAAGTGAAAGAAACTTTTATTTTAAGAAGTAAAATTATCCAATCACTACGTCGTTACTTAGATCAATTAGGTTATATTGAAGTAGAAACACCAACCATGCACGCGATTGCTGGTGGTGCTGCTGCTCGTCCATTTATTACCCATCACAATGCTTTAGATATGGAGTTATATATGCGGATTGCTATTGAGCTTCATCTGAAACGCTTAATTGTTGGTGGTATGGAAAAAGTATATGAAATTGGACGAGTCTTTCGGAATGAAGGAGTATCTACTAGACATAATCCTGAATTCACGATGTTAGAACTATATGAAGCGTACGGTGATTTTAAAACCATTATGAACTTAACAGAAAATGCGATCGCGCATGTGGCACGAGAGGTACTTGGGACAACAAAAATTACATACCAAGGCCAAGAAATTAACTTGGAACCACCTTGGGAACGGATCTCAATGGTTGATGCTATCAAAAAATACGTAGGGGTTGATTTAAGTCCCAAAATGTCTGATGATGAAGCAAGGGAACTTGCAAAACAATATCATGTTCAAATTGAACCACATATGACGTATGGCCATATCGTAAACGAGTTCTTTGAACAACTAGTAGAAGAAAAATTAGTTCAGCCTACTTTTGTATATGGACATCCTGTTGAGATTTCACCTTTAGCTAAAAAGAATGAAGAAGATCCTCGTTTTACGGATCGTTTTGAACTCTTTATCGTTAGTCGCGAACATGCGAATGCATTTACCGAGTTAAATGATCCGATTGATCAAAGAGAACGTTTTGAAGCTCAGCTTAGAGAGCGCGAACTTGGCAATGATGAAGCTCATCAAATGGACGAGGATTTTATACATGCTCTAGAAATTGGCATGCCCCCAACTGGCGGGTTAGGAATTGGAATCGATCGGTTGGTTATGTTATTAACCGATCAACCATCGATCCGTGACGTATTACTTTTCCCACTGATGCGAGATCGTGGTCAAGAGGACTAA
- the dusB gene encoding tRNA dihydrouridine synthase DusB: MKIGNVELDNNVVLAPMAGVSNYAFRSLARQFGTGLVTAEMVSDKGILQKNERTLKMIEVRDDERPLSLQLFGAEIDSLVEAAKIVDEYTKADIIDINMGCPVPKITKNEAGAKLLLHPPKIEQIVSAVVKAVKKPVTVKMRIGWDSEHIYAIENAKAIESAGASAIAVHGRTREQMYSGKADWDIIRRVKESVRIPVIGNGDIQTPVDAKNMIDTTGVDGVMIGRAALGNPWILYRTVRYLKYGELVPEPTPQEKIEIAFLHMDRLIALKGEKIGVREMRKHAAWYLKGLPKAARVREQLNEVETREEMRQILANYVASLS, from the coding sequence ATGAAGATTGGAAACGTAGAGTTGGACAATAATGTGGTATTAGCTCCAATGGCGGGAGTGAGTAACTATGCTTTTCGTTCGCTAGCTCGTCAATTTGGTACAGGCTTAGTTACAGCTGAGATGGTGAGCGATAAAGGAATCTTACAAAAAAATGAGCGAACATTAAAGATGATCGAGGTTAGAGATGATGAACGCCCATTGAGCTTACAACTTTTTGGTGCAGAAATAGATAGTTTGGTCGAAGCGGCAAAGATCGTTGATGAGTACACAAAAGCTGATATCATTGATATTAATATGGGTTGCCCTGTACCGAAGATTACAAAAAACGAAGCAGGTGCTAAACTACTATTACATCCACCAAAGATTGAACAGATTGTTAGTGCTGTTGTAAAAGCGGTGAAAAAACCAGTTACCGTGAAAATGAGAATAGGATGGGATAGTGAGCATATTTATGCCATTGAGAATGCAAAAGCGATAGAAAGTGCTGGAGCAAGCGCGATCGCAGTTCATGGACGAACTAGAGAACAAATGTACAGTGGTAAGGCCGATTGGGATATTATCCGTCGTGTAAAAGAATCAGTTCGTATTCCAGTAATTGGAAACGGTGATATCCAAACGCCTGTGGATGCAAAGAACATGATTGATACCACGGGTGTTGATGGTGTGATGATTGGAAGGGCAGCCTTGGGAAATCCGTGGATTCTTTATCGAACAGTTCGATATTTAAAGTATGGTGAACTTGTTCCTGAACCAACGCCTCAAGAAAAGATAGAGATTGCATTTCTTCATATGGATCGTTTAATTGCATTAAAAGGAGAAAAGATAGGTGTTAGGGAAATGAGAAAACATGCTGCATGGTATTTAAAAGGACTTCCTAAAGCAGCGAGGGTTCGAGAACAGCTGAATGAAGTGGAAACTCGTGAGGAAATGAGGCAAATTTTAGCCAATTACGTAGCAAGTTTGTCGTGA
- the folB gene encoding dihydroneopterin aldolase: MDKIIFQGMQFYAYHGVFEEENRLGQKFEVDLELFLNLKKAGTSDCLEDTVNYAKVYQVTKNFVMGTPKKLLESLAESIANEILSTFPVQGVIVRVRKLQPPIPGHLQSVAVEIKRGKIE, encoded by the coding sequence ATGGATAAAATTATTTTTCAAGGAATGCAGTTTTATGCATATCATGGTGTATTTGAAGAGGAAAATCGTTTAGGGCAAAAGTTTGAGGTCGATTTAGAGCTTTTTCTCAACCTTAAAAAGGCTGGTACCAGTGATTGTTTGGAAGATACTGTGAATTATGCAAAAGTTTATCAGGTAACAAAAAACTTTGTCATGGGGACTCCCAAAAAGTTACTAGAATCATTGGCAGAAAGTATTGCTAATGAAATCCTTTCTACTTTCCCCGTGCAAGGGGTTATCGTGCGCGTTCGAAAACTTCAGCCGCCAATTCCTGGACATCTACAAAGTGTTGCAGTGGAGATTAAAAGAGGGAAGATCGAATGA